Genomic DNA from Candidatus Saccharimonadales bacterium:
AGGAGCCTCGCATCTTCACCTACGAGTGGCGGGTGAAAACTCGTTTCGATTTCGCGTTCACCATGTCCTGCAAATTCTAGATTGCCTCGGATTCTTGTACCGGGCCTGTCGCCACCTATGTGACTGATCGTTCCTGTCATATTGATACCCGCACCACCAACTTCGGCGTAGGCCTGGATTGTCCAGCTGTTGGCACCTGGCTCCCCAGTAAGAGCCAGCGACTCATTATCAGCGAGGCTTTCAATTGATGGATGCATCATAAAGCTTATCCTCGGGCGAAATGTGCGAACGCACGGTTAGCCTCGGCCATACGGTGAGTATCTTCTTTCCGCTTGAAAGCGGCACCGTTCTGGTTGTGGGCATCGACGATTTCAGCAGCTAGGCGATCGGCGTACGGCATCCCTTTGCGGTCACGCGCAGCGTTGACGAACCACATAAAGGCGAGGTGTTGCTGGCGCTGACCTGAGACAGGATACGGAATCTGGTAGTTGGCACCACCGACGCGTCGGCTGCGGACTTCCATCTGGGGATAGACGTTCTTGATAGCCTTCTCAAAGATTACGAGCGGATCTTCGCTCTTAAGCTTCTTAGCGGCGATTTCAAGTGCAGTGTAGACTTGCCGCTCGGCCGAAAGCTTCTTGCCATCGCGGGTGCTCTTGTTGATCAGTCGCTGCACAAGAACGCTGTCGTACTTGCGATCAGGCATAATCTTGCGCTGGAGTGATTTGGTCTTCTTGCGTGGCATTACTTGCTCTCTTTCTTGGTACCGTACTTAGATCGGCCTTGCTTGCGGTTATTAACACCCTGAAGATCAAGGTTACCGCGGACGATGTGGTAACGGACACCCGGAAGATCTGGTACTCGACCACCACGAACGAGGACAACGGCATGCTCCTGCAGGTTGTGACCTTCGCCAGGGATGTAAGCCCAGACTTCCTGGCCGTTGGTCAGTCGGACACGAGCCACTTTACGAAGAGCCGAGTTTGGCTTGCGAGGGGTCTTAGTGGTGACCTTAATGCAGACGCCACGCTTAAGCGGTGCAGGTTGCTGGATATAGCGGTTCTTGAGGGCGTTATGAATCGTCCCCAAAGCACGAGTCTTGCTCTTGCGTAGGGCTGTCTTTCGTGGCTTGCGTATTAGTTGACTGATGGTTGGCATCTTGGGTTCCTATTTAATCAGATAATTCATCTTTCGTCAAAGGGTCGTCCACCTGTTCCGACCGGGATCTTGCGCCCAATGATGACGTTTTCCTTGAGGCCGTAAAGCCTGTCGGTGCGTCCACTGGTGGCGGCGTTGATCAACACTCTGGTGGTGTCCTGGAAGGAGGCGGCAGCCAAGAATGAGTCAGACCAGGTCGCCACCTTGGTGATACCAAGCAGTAGTTGGGTGAATTCGGCCGGGGTCTTCTTGTTCTTGGTCAG
This window encodes:
- the rpsG gene encoding 30S ribosomal protein S7, with amino-acid sequence MPRKKTKSLQRKIMPDRKYDSVLVQRLINKSTRDGKKLSAERQVYTALEIAAKKLKSEDPLVIFEKAIKNVYPQMEVRSRRVGGANYQIPYPVSGQRQQHLAFMWFVNAARDRKGMPYADRLAAEIVDAHNQNGAAFKRKEDTHRMAEANRAFAHFARG
- the rpsL gene encoding 30S ribosomal protein S12, whose protein sequence is MPTISQLIRKPRKTALRKSKTRALGTIHNALKNRYIQQPAPLKRGVCIKVTTKTPRKPNSALRKVARVRLTNGQEVWAYIPGEGHNLQEHAVVLVRGGRVPDLPGVRYHIVRGNLDLQGVNNRKQGRSKYGTKKESK